The nucleotide sequence TCAACCGTGTTCCTGGTAGACTTTActtggagctgcagtttttctgtGCTGTGACCAACTATGGTCAGGTAGGTTGTGGAGTAACTACTTTCAGATTGCATTCATGCATTGTCTCACAGTAACAGTGTCGtaacttattttcttttgataGGGTTTTCTCTCCTTTGCTCTGTTTGGTCTGGACAAGCACTTGATCATACTGCCATTTAAAAAGAGGTAAAGATATTCCACTACATGAAAGCGCAACTAGAGattatttttacacacacacacactgttctgtATAAGCTGTTAAAATAACACGTAAAATACAGTTAACACTAAACACATGACTGTCTATATGTAATTCTGTGTTGTCTGGATGGTGTTTAGGTTCAACAGTCTGTGGAATAGAAGAAAACGAGCGCAGCCGCAGAGTGACTTATCTGAGGACGTCAGGATGACCTGCACCCAGTTCACCAAATACCACCAAGAGCAGTGTGTTCATGACATAGTCAATACGAGAAGGTGAGCGCACAAAGTCTCACTAAATGTTGCTCTGATTACATGTTGAGAAAAAATGACTTGTGTGTATATTTCACCTGATccatagagaaaaaaaatactgctAGTCTTTTACATAATAAATAACTTACAACTTGTAAAATGCTTGTAACACTAATCTCTTCTGGTTTCACTGCATGAGGGCTCtgggtttttttcccctttttattttttttttttttgtgtgaaaacaCTGGAAAGCTGGAGTTTTGGGTGAATTCTTCTTTCAACTTTCAGGTGTGGGAAGAGGACTATGATGGACTGTTTTCTTGGCTGTGAACTTGTGGAGTGGCTCCAGCAGGTGGGCTTGGCTCAGGACGTAGGTGAGGCGGTACTGTATGGAACAAAGCTGCAGCAGGGTGGTGTGCTCCAGCATATCAATCAGGAACACGACTTCCAAGACAGCCGCCTTTATTACCGATTCTTGACTTAAGTCTCTCAAGATCAAAGTCCACGTTTGTTTTTACCAAAGATAAGTGTCTTTTTAAGTTCAGGAAAATGACTGGAAATACAACTTTAGTTCATACATCAGGGATGAACTAAACTGACCTTTGAAGAGTACGCGTACTTACTCTGAAATTGCGCTTGcactgttttgcactgttttgCACTGCTGTGTTAAGGAGCAAATAACTGCAGTTGTGTTGGACTGTTCTTAAAGGGAATTAGCAGTGTTTggactttattttatcttattttagctgctttacattttaaatttccTCCACCAAGTTAATTGTGGAGATGTGGATTGGCTGCATTGCTTCAACAGTCAACACAGGAACATAAGCGGTCTGGTTATCAGACATGTACCTGTGTGGCCAAATAAAAATCCTTTATTTTAGACTACAACTGAGCCTCGTTATctgaaaaagatgatctttcaAAGACAGAATGGGAAATAAGCTCTGAATTTGCTTGAATCACTTCCCAGCTTATATGTTTGATACACGTTTTTTAATTTACACGTCAGATAGCctatcaattcaattcaattcaatttgctttattggcatgaacaaagagatgttgttgccaaagcacatccgattcatacacatacatatcttATATTATCATATTATCTTTCCTTCCTGTGGAACACAGTCGTAGCACAGTGCTAACCCCTGCAATGTGCATCAAGCCAGTAGTCAAACATTAACATGTATGAAAGGACTTATAGCCATAACAACCTAAGAGCCATATTATTactaatttaaaatgttaaaaccagagtttgctgctttttaaagacttatttgtatatttttaagcAGTCAGTAGATGTAATTTGACTCTTGTTTTGATACTGTGTGATGTCATTGTGAGAAATAATGCACAAAGATTTGTCCTTAAAACATAGGCAAGAAATCTGTCTCCTTTGATTGAATGTACTGTTCTTTGATGAGGACACTTCAGTGTTATTACTACTCTAACCAAAAAGAACTGACTAAGAAAATGTGATTATATGTTTACCAATATGTAGACATCTCAACTCATGACTGAGTTATTCGTTTAACTGGTAATGTAACATGAAGCATTGTAGCTTCTGTAAACTGTAGTTAACACGAGTTCACAATGAAAAGAGTAGCTGACACTCTACACATGAGGGCAATATTAGCAGTATCCAAATGCAACAGTTATAGAAACAGTGTGTTAGCATGGCCAAAGGGCTGAGTGGCTGAAGAAATGAGTGTTGGCACTGAGGGAGTGtcaatgcattttaatttatacatgtttaacttgtctttATATTAACATGATAAGCCTCCTCAGACAAATGACATCTGAATGAACTTTAAGTTGGAAAATAAAGGGCTGTTTTAATTCGTTTTTTAATCTTAGATATACAAAATTCAAGCAAACTGcttcttcttattttattttttcagttctgTTTAGTTATTGAACTTTAATCATGTTGAGAAAACAGTTCTAGCTGGAGTTGTCTTTTTATTCtgtcaaagacagaaaatgtgtgatttatttaaaaataaatgttattgcCAAACCCTTGAATTATGCATCGCATTCTAAATTTGTTATTACCTCGTGCTGTTATtatatacatataataatactttttaagTCTGTATTGTATAGGATGGAATGATCTTCAGTGCAATGGGCTGATTGAAAAAAagacttatttttattgtacTCATTTCATTATCTTTGGGTAAACCAGAGGGGAATATACTGctacagtttgtgtttttaacacttaGTAGGTCTCTAATGTTTGCTGTACACAGCCAACTCCTCCTTCACAGATCCTGGGAACAGATGCACCAGAGAGTCCGTTTCCTTGACACCATGTGAAAGGATTTCCTCCATTTGtgtcattttttctctctctacctTCCTCATACTGTCTGTTATCTTCTTTCCTTTGTCctgtggacaaaaaaaaaaaaagtaagaacaCTTTGAGCAGTGACCAGAGTGACCACATGGGTCAAAAAGCATTATGTAGATGAGTCACAGGTTCGAATAAAGTAGTACAACCTTGTAGGAGTCAATGATGGCAGCCACCAGTTCATGTTTGACAAATAACTCATGTTTGCGGTTTGGTTTGCTCTGGAAGCGAGGTTTCTTCTTTACTGGGTCATCTGACCCATAACTGGGAGAAGTGGTCTCCTTCAGCTCATCAATGTTATTCACAAAGATGAAAGGTTTGAAAATGGACCTGTTGAACCAAAGGATACATAATTGTGTCGTAAGTAACTGTTTTCAATATGAATTTAAAAGCTTCTTCATCAGATAAAGCGCTGTACCTCTCAGGGTCTGGGGTTGCTGTGAAATAGTGAACACCAGGTAGAGCAGGATCAGTAGGTATCACTGACACCATACTCCCTGTTGTCGTGAACATTCCCTCCATGTTAATGTCACTTTCTTTATCCCTCAGGATATCCATCATTGTCTCAGCAGTGATATGACCTGCAAATCAACACATGCAGAATCATCCTCAGGGTTATGCCTTCTTGATTCTTCTGCGCGTCAGGGTGAAGTTTGCACCACTAACCATTGCTCTTTGCAAGCATCTTCTTCCCTTCACAATATCGTCCCCCAGACGCTTCTATTCGGCCGGTCGATGCAAAGGCGTACACTCTGGAGAAGTTGAACGGAGTCTTTCCATCCCACCAGCCTTTGTTTTTCGCATATTCCCTCATTTCTGGATGTTCCTTGTCGATCTTGGTCGTTATATCGTACTCGTTTGAGATGTTACGATGTCCAGCTAGTGAGGTTTAGAGCAAAAGGATTTGCAACAATATTAAAAGTTCATGCTACAAACATGTAATAAAACTATTCAAGAGTAACCTCATCAGTAGATTGTGTTAGCATACATCCTTGTATTTATCAGTGCTGATGGCATTCTacattgtttattttctatgtCCAAACTCAGACCTAAGTCAGGGGTTaagtgacagacacacacaaagaaggcTCTTTTATACActaggttttttttaagtatgatTGTAATGACTGGTAACGGCCATGAACAACCATGCTGCAGACAAACAGCAGCATGGTCTTATCAATAACAGCTGCAGTTAACCCCATCTTGACTTTAGCACGGCTCTCTTGGGTAACTCAGGGTTGCAAATAAAAACCAAAAGAGACTGATCTAAGAGCTAAAATTCTCCAAATGTGGTTATTTAAGAATGGTGACCTGGACATGGAGGTAGGCTACTGGTTGTACGTTTCACACTTGAAAAATAACCTTTCAGCAGTCTCTGGTGGACAAACTGAGTAATTGTTTCACAGATGATCATGTACAGGTGCCTCCAGaaaacattagaataaagtaaaaaaaaaagttcaatatttttcaTCAGTTATTTAAGAAAGTGTAAATGTAATATATTGCAGACTTGTTACATGCCAACAAAAATGTTTCAAGTGTTTCATGATTTTAACTTTGATAATTATGGCCTACAGCTCAATAAATCCATATCTCAAAACATTACAATATTTCCCTTTTAGATAAGTTAATCATTATTCAAACAGTATAAATACTGTGTATCTCTTAGTATGGTTGAGTACAGACAAGCAGAATAATGGGACCGCTGACTTGACAGTGGTCCAGAAATCAATCATCGACCATTGTTCTCAGAGTGCTGTATCAGAGCATGAAAACTGTGGTAGGAAGCAGCAGGGATGACTGCAGCCTTGAGAGGATTGTCAAGAAAAGTCCAGTTAAGAACTTGGGAGAGCTTCTTCACAAGTAGTGAACTGAGGCTGGTGTCAGTGTATCAAGAGCCATCATGCAGGAAAGGGACTACAACTGTTGCATTTCTAATATCAAGTCACTCCTGAGACTGAGTCAGAGGCGTCTTCCCTGAGTTAAATTACCTGGCAGACTCTAATTGTAAGATGTTCCATAAGGAGTTTCAAGTTTGTTTTACAAAAAATGGAATCCTAATGTCTCTCCCTCATTGTACCTTATCTCTAGAAACATGTCAGTAGAAAAAAGTGTCTGCCTTTGAGATCTGAGCAAATATAATTTTCTTCATTTCTGGAAACAAACCTCCTCATTGTGTCTTTTTGGATTTAGTCATGCATAATAATGCCGGATATTAAACAATAAAGGCTTTCAAACTCATTACATTGCCTTGTATTTCAATGCATAGACAGCGTTTCTCTAGTTACCTTCCACTCTCTCTGCTGCCCAGTACTTCCCTGATGTTTCCAGCAGCCATGCCTCCTTCCTGTCTGAAATGAGGAAGCTGTTATGGTAGGTGAAGCCTGACTCATCCTCCATGCAGGATCCTCCTTGGCCATATTTCTCCAGCAGCTCGGTAATCATATCTACAGCTTTCTCAGCAGTATCACCTCTCTCAAGTCCAAGTCTGAAAAATGgtcacaaattaacattttgcttAGCCTTGTCTAAAATGACCAATGTCATGCTTGACCAAATGTCCCTCACAGGGTCCTTACCTGACCAAATCCATGCCTAGAAGAGCTTCATCATCATTGGCACTCTCTCTGCCCCACACTGCTTCATTTCCAATGCACACTTGATGTTCATTTGCACCCATTTCTGCACCCCACAGCCATGCTGGTTTGCTCAACACAACTGCATATGTGTGGGTGGCCTGTTCAATCTCTATGTATGTACACTGTGCACAAGaagaacaaaacacagggagaaagaTGTGTTAACTTATGTACATGGTACATGCAGAAAGATACTGCTTCAGTATGAGAAAATAGAAGTTGTAGGGCAATAACAAGCTGTATTTCACCTACCTCCACCTTCGCCCCAGCCTCATAGTCTGTGGCAGGAAAATACACCACCTCCTGGACTTCATCACAAGGCCTGTCTGAGTTTTTCCCAAAGATGATGCGTTGACCCTCAGTAGAAGGGGGCAGCGCCACAAAGGTGTCACAGGAGGATGGCTTCATTTTGAATCACCAACTTGCTGAGAGGAATAATCAAGAAATAGAATGCACAGGTTACGTAACAACTATTTAATAAACAGACCTGAAAGCGCGGGTACCTTGGCAGTAGAAGCTAAACACATCTGAAACACCTCACTGGTTTGAGTTCAGATTTTCAGCTACTAGCTATTAATGCTAGAATGAAGGTTAAGTGTTGAAGGCGAAAATGCTAGATAAGCCCCATTCAAGGCTTGCACAGTCGTGACAGTACTTACAACAAAGTGACATTACCTGTGTTAACCAATTGCTCATGGCCCTGTCAACATATCAGTAGTTTTCTCATGTGGTGTCATAGTTCAGTTACCATTCTGTGATACGGAAATGACAGTCACGTGACCAAACTGAAGTCGGCTTTACATTCGGAGTATAGATaggatttatggctctttgaagggaaccggatcttgaggagtcgctccgttcaaaagactggctcttgggctctttggctcattgttatatttatttatcttttagaagtcaaccagggggaactcgtttttatcaaggaaacaatcactggtagcagttataaaatatgatttggatcagaataattcaaacttaaacACCCCACCAATATATACTCTATAGGTGTGAATTATTATGAAATAtagattatattttcatttggcattgtaaacattccataagatggtgccatatcACCGTGCttcgacagtgagatcactatttaaaattttcccttttttttttaaatataaaaatgatataaaatgatatataacaatatatatgtatttatatttttcatatacacacacacacacacacacacacacacacacacacatatatgtatgtatatgaaaaatataaatacaactagaataaaacTTAGTACATtagaaaaatgtgaatgcaaaattgtaaTACCTCACCTtgtgtttctacacctgaactactttatcCACATCAAAAcgatgtaaacaataacaaagtgtagacaataagtgtgaacaaaagactcatggggcacgtgaaggcagcgtgggcaatctgcatataaaagAGTAGTGGAGTGTATGTTATGTAAATATTACATTATATGTTGTTTGATTTATATTCTACAGCCTTAATGGGTTATGGAGAAAAAATGTTGATGGCTTATTGTACATTATGATGATATCAGGAGGTGTTCTTAGAGCTTGTAGTAAAGGCCAAAACAAACCATGTTGACTTTCATTAGGCCTACTTTAATATTGCTTTGCTATTACggaaataattaaatactgGTATTGCTTTTCGCACAAGATAATATATTATCTTGGGAATAAACTATTACTTGTTCCCAAAAGATATATACATACCGAAGATAATAATTTGTGTGATCAAGATAATTATATTGTGCTCAAAAATAATATCATGTGCGCACTATAAGATTGAACTTTTTGGGACCCAAgggtacagaagaggattagggccactgaaaaaaaaaaaatgaaggtcaatgttttatttaatggttattattctgagaaaaaaagtcagaattctgacttttttttctcataataataataataataataataataataataataataaattgaccttttttttcagtggcccttatccttTTCCGTTCAAGGGCTCCGTGTTTACGACTTAAACTCAAAACTGTAGTTGAAagcttatttatacagtctatggttgaaagcTGGAGTCTCCTGTCTCACCACCATTCAACACCAACGTGAAACCATCTTCATGTAGCCGGATGTTTACATGACGCACAGGGAACTACGCAGTGCTTGCTAGCTGGACCTGAAGCTACTTTCTTACCATCAGCTGACATCATAGGTTGCCAGCCATGGGGAAATCTTTTGCGAATTTCAT is from Notolabrus celidotus isolate fNotCel1 chromosome 10, fNotCel1.pri, whole genome shotgun sequence and encodes:
- the scrn3 gene encoding secernin-3 — protein: MKPSSCDTFVALPPSTEGQRIIFGKNSDRPCDEVQEVVYFPATDYEAGAKVECTYIEIEQATHTYAVVLSKPAWLWGAEMGANEHQVCIGNEAVWGRESANDDEALLGMDLVRLGLERGDTAEKAVDMITELLEKYGQGGSCMEDESGFTYHNSFLISDRKEAWLLETSGKYWAAERVEAGHRNISNEYDITTKIDKEHPEMREYAKNKGWWDGKTPFNFSRVYAFASTGRIEASGGRYCEGKKMLAKSNGHITAETMMDILRDKESDINMEGMFTTTGSMVSVIPTDPALPGVHYFTATPDPERSIFKPFIFVNNIDELKETTSPSYGSDDPVKKKPRFQSKPNRKHELFVKHELVAAIIDSYKDKGKKITDSMRKVEREKMTQMEEILSHGVKETDSLVHLFPGSVKEELAVYSKH